The nucleotide window ATATTCAGGATGTGCCAGCAATTAAATCGCCTTAGTAGTGTGGTTCATTGTTGAAGCAAAGTTTTGCCTGATAAACAGAGTGCATTTACATAATGACCTTTCGCTGTGCAATAGAGTAAACCATAATGGCACCATGCAGTGGCAGCAGTGGCAGCAGTGGCAGTCTCCTCCGGGTCCTAATGCCTGTTCGGTAAGAAGTATTATTTCCATGGGGGGGGGCGCattataaaataacttaattattgttttttttgtttctaacaaataagttcttgttaaaaaccaattaaaatgaaaaataatctgCTTATAATTTCCACACAGGAGAGACTTGGTGTTGTTTCCATACTAAAGGAAATATATTAGTATCGTCATTGGCATCAGATATAGGCAAAAATCCAATATTGTGCATCAGACATGAACCATTCATATGTAGTtattaatgtaaatgcaatgcaaaacatttctgagagaatgcaaaagtggcttgttttttttcttgttttttttacatcttaaatTTCTTACCATAACCAAGACCCTTTAGGGGCTCCGTACAACAGTAGTAATACAGATTTGGTAGTCTGAAAAAGTGTGTATCTGGATCCAGTCCTTTTTTTCGTTGAACATCCTGCAGAATAAGACTAATGACACACAGCTGGAAACAATGAGAACTAACAGACAGAGCAAAAGGTGATGGGAAATGAAGTCCAGAACAAACAAACTAAGATTCAAAAGGAGTGCCCTCTGGTGGCTATCATGGGCACTCCAGCAGATGGCTGTGACACCTGAACTTCCTAATTATGATGAACATGGCACTTGATCGGTTCTTGGCGATCTGTTACCCGCTAAGATACCCTGTTTTAATGACTAACCGTACTATGAGGCTTCTAATAGGGTTTTCTTGGGTTACTGCAATGATTGTTCAAACCATTAGCTTAATGCAGACAGTGAAGCTGCCATTCTGTGGGCCAAACATCATCTTTAATGATTTCTGTGATTCTCTATCTATGAACCAGCTGGCCTGTGTTGACACCCTCGCAAATCTCAATGGATATAGTGTAGCAATGTTTGTCCTTCTTGTGCCCTCGTCTTTCatcatattttcttatttaactATCCTGGTGTCTATGCTTCGAATAGCAAATGCACAGGGCCGAATTAAAGCCTTTTCGACCTGTGCCACACATCTATTACGTTCCCCGCTTCATGGTTTATAGCACTTCTAACATCCCAAATACTCAGATGAACAGCAGTCACAAGATCAGCCTGGTCATGTTCTACAGTCTTCTTCCACCTTTAGTGAACCCCTTCATCTACTGTCTCGGGATCAAAGAAATCAGACAGTTTTTTATCAAATGGATGGTCCACAGAAACAGGACCATCAGTATGTTGTTAACTATTTCTAAATAAGATGATTTGACTGTTAAATTGTTCTTATTCACCTTATTACATGAAACTGACATGTTATTGTTATGCAGTTATGTGCTATGCATTAATTTTATGCATTAATATTTGTTGATATTATAGTCATTTTCttttgcataaaaataataatatgtattataaaaatgtgGAAGGCCATTATACTCAATACTTAATTTAATACTTAATACTGAATGGATAAATAGACAATATATCAATTTCAGTTAATGATTAGAcctctaataattttttttttaaagaaaaaaacatatggaAAGATGTCCCGTGGTTTGACAAGCTATACAGTAgaactattttttaaatacttattatTCATGAAGTTTATGAcattaataatcaataaataaacagcatgaaacatttctaattttaaaaatgaatttgttaCACTGCTAGgttaatgcataatttattgcctagtatatattttaattagaaataaatCATTAATCCCCTCTAGTGTACACCATCTATTAAtatttaatggagaaaaaaattatatgacaGTAATTTGACAAATTGCTATTAATATGCTgctattatgtttatttttatttatacgttTAGGATGGCGCTTACCGGTTTCatcagtgtttaaaataaattaaaagcataTATCTGGTGCTTTCTTTCCACTTACagtaattaaaatgatcaaattctTATCAAACTGGTAAATTCAGAAGAGTAACcactttattaaataaagttaatattaactgatgtacaataaaaaaaaatcttaccgcgCAGGAAGTTGTATCAAAGGTCGATATGTGCGCTCTTTAGGTTTAGTACTGTTCgccatttaaatacattattatatccatgttttatattactataatcgtgtgttttgtatttttccaGGCATTAGATTAAAATTAAGTCCCTAAAAGTGTTTTTCATATTAGATCAAAACTTGTTTTCGACTAAGTGTTGCTTGGTACTTGGCGACTAAACAAGTCAAATCTAAATttagttatatttttaatttccttATCTTAATTTATCaactaaaaaaactataaatactaataaataaatataatataaaccaaTAAAACTAATGTGATTTGTGCAAATAAGAGATGTGTAATTATCAGTTTACCCACAAGATGGCGCAAAACGATCACAATTAGAGAAGAATATTAATAACGTTCACCCATAAACTTCCATACACGATAACAGAGATTATTGAGACTGCATGACTAGAACTAAAATACTAGTAATAAATACAcgatttaaatcatttttaaataagtctcttatgttcacataagctgtatattatttatatgctgaatttatgaaaatacagtaaaacacgaatactgtgaaatataaaaatattcagaatacccattatatgtgtgtgttttctcaagTGTCGGAAAAAGAACATACATTTCACGCCCGCAAACTCACTGTAAACAATCAAGCAATAACCATTTCACTTCAATATTCTGGACTCTTTATtcagtttatatatgtatttCCATTTGTAGTTTAGAGAATGATAAGCATTAGTTTATTTacaattatcttttttaaaaacttcagCTCTGTACAGATTTTAACCCTGATAAGGACCAATATTTTTCAGACCTAGTGCGGTGTTAAAAAGCAGAAAGCAAAGACCACATAGAAAGAAAAATGAAGTCAAAAATGAAACATCAAATTAtgaacatttgattaaaaaaaagagagacgaAAACAGTAATTTCTTCAGCCATTAGAGGGATTTGCTGCTGTTAAAGTACATCTCGCTGCTTCATATGCTAATGTGCTAACGGTTTTTAAACTATCATACACTAGACACCAATATTTATCAACAATCTATATTTATGTTCTCTATAAGATTCATATTAAATATACTCTACACATATGTAACCTTCGAATACACTTCCCATttggaaaaatattaaaaagggaGTAGGGGAAAGAAAAAATTACACCGATTTAGAAACGAAACAGCTCATGTTTCCGTGTTgtgcaaaataattttatatcTAATAAGGAAGGGGAAATAGAAACCAAGCCAAACTTCATTCCATAATTATCTTCTGGCTCCAAACGCAAGCATTCATTTACACCACTACCCTACTTtgaaaataaaggaataaatctTATAACCCTTCCTGAAAGAGAGCAGCTCTGATCTGTCTAAAGAGGGAAGTCGCAACACTGGTTGACTGTCAAAACACAGTCGCAAATGTTACTGTAAATGTTACTCGTTATGTGTATTTTAGACTTTCCCATGAGTCAATCCAACCATCTTCTGGAGATCTACCTTCCTGCAAAAAAGTCCCGACTGTGCTTGAAACACTTCTGGCGTACAGGAACTCAATAGAGCAGGATGCTGGATCTCCAGGACCTTAATGGGGCATTTAAAACGCATGGAAATgtataagaaacatttctaaaacGTTCAACAGGCACATAAATACTTGATCTCCTGCACTGTGCTGTGTAAATTAATCCCCCCCTCACACGTCTCCCCCCTGAGAGGAAGAATCAAGGGCCTGGGCTGAGGCGAACGAGTCTCTTTTTTCCTCACTGAATCAATCATGTTACTATGTGCaataaaaaaactgagaaaaGAGGGCCTCCTCCGTGTGCAAACTGGCAGAAggggaggagtgtgtgtgtgtgtgtgtgtgtgtttgaatgcgtTTATGGATGCGTGTGAAGATGTTAGAAACAGTGGAAATGTGTGTGTAAAGGTGGGATGCATTTTATTATCTGATTTTTTGGCTTAAATACAGACTGTGCGAAGCCGAAATGTTCTCATATCCGTGTCTCAGgtgatttttatctttttttttttctttccaggaGAAGCGAAGCTCTTGATCTGGTCGGGTGCTCGTGGGAGTCGGGTGTGATTAGATGTGTTTAAGCAGCATGGGCGAAGGGTGATAGGACACACTCGTTCTGAGGGATGATGGGATGTATTTACAGGATCACACAACAGTTGCTCTCTCCAGTCTTTTCCCGGTTCCTCTGACCTGtaacaaacacacagaaacttaatactatttcacaaaaacaaacaatggtTTTGTTCCAAAACGTACTGCCTACATacacagcattttaaggcatcacagAAATTGAGAGGTAGGCAACATAATTGTGTTTCTTTCTAAGATGCATATTTCCTTCTGCATATATACTTTAATCACAATTACAAGCAAGTAAATCTCATTAGATATAAAACAGGTATTAGCAAATAATTATGTGccacatactgtatttttatgcttaCTACAGAATTAACAAAATCAGATTCTACAACAAAATGCTTCAGCACACATAAATAATGATATAaaggacattttatttaaaatagaaatgcaaACACAACTGAGAATATCATCTCATACACAAAAGgattaataatgaaaaatatatatttaaagcaccTTACAAGTGACAATACCAgactttgtattgtattgtattgcaatTTTATGTGTGGTTTACTCTGTTATatcatgtatgtatttttttattttattgtacactgcaattttattattttaactgggGCAATGCAAAAGTAAGGTTTATATATGGGTAATccttatataaatttaaataaataaaataaatattattattattattatcaatagttAATTAAAAGGTCcactatttaaataatgttaattattatcAGAATTACCCAGAGAATCATTAGAAAACCAGTACCTGTTTGTCAGTAACCACTGTGTCAGTCATACCCAAATAATAACTACAAACAGATAGTATACAtccataattttaaataaaaaaattaaatcaattgcACAGCATCCGTTTCCATTTTCATGAAAATGTGCCTTCAGTTTAGCATTtgaataaaaatgcttttaaaaagttaaaatcctTAACCTCTGCTAATATATCAGAATAAGCTCAACAAGCATCCAAAATATCATGTGACCAGGTCTTTTATATTTTGGTTCAACACTACTTTAAAAACACCTAAAACTGAAATAGTGCCAGAGGGTGAGGATGATCCACATATAAACTAAACATTTCTGAACAAAGTGAAGGCTGCAGTGAGACAGGGAGCGTGTGAAACCGTGAAGGAGGAGTGTACAGAAAAGACAGAGGGTAGAATGGTTACCTTGGGAATTTGGCTCGGGCAGCGTCTCTCTGGCAACTAAATGCATCACTGTGGTTTTTCCGAGTGGCAGTTTTAAAGCTGCAAGacataagaaaaaaagaatgttGGAGCGAATGGACACTAGAGACTAATGCAGCCGTTCATCTGTGACACCAAAGTCACTTTTCAAGGAGACCAGAATAACATGTTAACTCTGATCCTGTGTCTTATTGAGAGGCATCACTGACTCTGAGAGCACTGCTGCTGCGTTCTGCTCCACAGACACACTCGGTCTTCATGCCTTGGTGCTCTTGAATCAAGAAGGTGTCAGCGTGGATTATCAAAGTGACACTTTTTTGGCAAACCTACCTGCCTGCGTTCCATCACGTCATCAGGCGAACAGTTCAGGAATTGGAGCTGGTTGTGGGGTTTCAATTACTTATAGCTATTCAACCATGAGAAAAGAATGCTCAAACTAAATATACTGACAAAACCCCTTGTTATAAGTGAAGTATATCATCTTTTTCACAGGTCACATATAAAAAGCCCTGTCAAATTTATAGAGAATCTAGGATTTATTtgtgtaatgaaaaaaaatatatatattttttagatagatagatagatactttcttatacacacattcacaaaccAACTTAATCTTTTATTGTTGTTtgagggaaataaaaaaaaaaatgcttcctgTTCACGCCCAGAGAATTTCCTCTCCTCCCTGCGTTCTGTCCCTGATGACAGGTCTGCCGGCCAGTGCTCTCCTACATTCATAGACTGCTGCATTCTGGGACTATTTAAGTCTGTCAACTCTATTCACGAGTTGAGAACAGTAACATTTAGGTGTACTGGGTCTGGGAGCTGAATTTTTGGATGCCCTTATAATCAGCTGAACAATGATAGAACTGAACCGCACTGCACCCTGGCCCGAAATAAACCGAGACAAAgccaaaataaatatctgtgCCGTGAGTCCATTGGGACACAGTGGATTTACCTGGCAGAAAAAAAGCTAAGAGACTCCTTATCCACCAGACCCATGATTCTGGACTGAGAggaatgatttaataaaaatcaagAGTAACAGAGCATGTTAATAACGGTAATGAGGAGTGTGGGAGGGCGGCTCACCTCCTAGCGTCACATTGCCGTGTAGGAATCGGCCCTGGTAGATGAGGCGCAGGATGTTCGGACTGCTCACCTGCTCCTCTTCCCAGTCTGTTAAAGACAGAACAAATGAGAAAAAATCATGTTTGTGTTGTATTTTGTGATAACAGTGTCATCACAAagagaaacacaaaaggagaacttTCCATAAAAATCATAAGAAAGAGACAAAAATGTAACTCTTACACAGAAGACAAACAGTCATCCGAGTtaagaatgacatgagggtgaggaaaggATGACAGTATTTTTCTTTTCGGGTGAACTGTTCCCTAGAAACACGTTTTTCTACTAGTCTTTTTCACTCTTTTCTCTCTTCTTTCATTCATTCGTCTCTTTCTCACTCTTGGCTCAATCAGTCACAAGACTGGAGTGTGAGGGTCATTCTGTGTCCTCATGAGGTCGAGCTCCGCTGTGCTCGTCTGCTATGAATAAAACTCTGATTCAATCCCGGACCACCCCGATGGGGTTTACACCAAACTACAACAAAGAAGGTCTTTCTTTTTCCTTGCTTTTTCATCAATATTCTTTTTGACATAATTAAAGGCTGATGACTTTCATGAGAGCTATTCAAAGCAAGAaagttaaatcaaattaaaagaaACTTCAACTTAACTAAACCCTGGATTTCTTTAGGGGACAAATAAGGACAAGAAACagcaatacaaatataattcctgcttaaaaaaacaacaacaaacaaacaaaaagcctaAACCAGCCTTATTTGGTTTGCTGGTCTCCTCCTCCCTTAATACCAGCAAAACAGAAccactttcttttttaaagaaagaaagaaagatggcaTCAGATCTGCTCTAccctaaaaatgtataatatcctCTAATAGTATCTGCAGAGAGATGGCCAGACGTATAAAGACACAAACTCAGAAGCGCTGGTTTTACCCTCTTCAGTACTCTCATTGACTTTAGGTCAGCAAACAGTGAGTGGAATCTAGCTCTGCAGGATTACCGCTCAGTCAGACTCAGATTTGTCTGCGACACAGATTATCCGAACACAGGAAAAGGTTGTAAAGAGGAATCTACTCAAAGCTAGGAAACAATAGCCTGAAAATCCTTCACATGAGCCAATGGTTTCAGTCTATTGATGGGCCGCatttaaagaaaatgtgttttaagaTGTGAATCATCACGCACCCATTGGCCAGTTGTCGTACACGTGCTTGGCGATGTCGGCCGCGGAGTCGTTTGGCGAGAACAGGAACTCTTTTGTTTTTCCACTCACCAAGATGAGCCTCAAGTTGATCTGAAACACAAACAATAGAGCCATTAAAGCTCGGTCAGTATCCACCCCACACTTCCTCAACATCCACACCAAACTGCATTTGCAACCCTTTTTAACTCTGTAGTGTGATATATTTATGAGTTTCATACCAGAATAGAGTCAGAACTGAATGATAGTTTGTTAAAACAATGTGTAAATAGCTATTATACTACTGGAAAGCTGTGCAGACATAAAGCATAAAGCggttgcagaataaaaaaaaaaaagtggttagcTTTGCAATCGCATGATCCTTGC belongs to Carassius gibelio isolate Cgi1373 ecotype wild population from Czech Republic chromosome B10, carGib1.2-hapl.c, whole genome shotgun sequence and includes:
- the ubl3a gene encoding ubiquitin-like protein 3a, which codes for MTGNIPVDMINLRLILVSGKTKEFLFSPNDSAADIAKHVYDNWPMDWEEEQVSSPNILRLIYQGRFLHGNVTLGALKLPLGKTTVMHLVARETLPEPNSQGQRNREKTGESNCCVIL